A single window of Flavobacterium sp. 140616W15 DNA harbors:
- a CDS encoding PCMD domain-containing protein — protein sequence MKNTILYNTILFILLLSLASCVNDTYFGKSDKNDIRYFTLQNQSGFSNIDTKTKTISVTINSEADITKLAIDSIALSTFATLSPNKETTRDFTTPQTYIVTAENGNKATYTVTVTQEGAYPQLDNSNFDTWYTPSGKKYQQPGSDDNSIWATANDGTTTTNSANVTTYPYLNNGTDYIAQIITKDLGSLAGLVSQRMGSGTLFTGKFVLNIANPSTSAQFGIPFTARPKSFAVEIKYTAGIPYQDGKGKVLNKTDQADIYVILENRDNPNAIKRIATGWYRTETTMGMNLQNINVDLTYGTLNSTFPDYQKPSNGLYGSPNDKPTHISVVFASSADGILYEGGVNSTLYVNNFELKY from the coding sequence ATGAAAAATACAATACTCTATAATACAATACTTTTTATTCTGTTATTAAGCCTCGCTTCATGCGTAAATGACACGTATTTTGGTAAATCTGACAAAAATGACATTCGTTACTTTACTTTACAGAATCAATCTGGGTTTTCTAACATTGACACAAAAACAAAGACAATCTCCGTTACTATAAATTCAGAAGCTGATATAACTAAACTAGCTATCGACTCTATTGCCTTATCAACTTTTGCAACACTTTCTCCAAATAAAGAAACTACTAGGGACTTTACAACTCCTCAAACTTATATTGTTACTGCCGAAAATGGAAATAAAGCCACTTATACCGTTACAGTTACCCAAGAAGGAGCTTATCCACAATTAGATAACAGCAATTTCGATACCTGGTATACTCCATCAGGAAAGAAATACCAACAACCAGGATCTGACGACAATTCAATTTGGGCAACTGCCAATGATGGAACTACAACCACAAACAGTGCTAATGTCACCACATACCCCTATCTAAATAATGGAACCGATTATATTGCACAAATTATCACCAAAGATTTAGGCAGTTTGGCAGGACTCGTTAGCCAACGTATGGGATCTGGCACATTATTTACAGGTAAATTTGTTTTGAATATAGCAAACCCATCTACTTCAGCACAATTCGGAATTCCGTTTACTGCCAGACCCAAAAGCTTTGCTGTCGAAATTAAATACACTGCTGGAATTCCTTATCAAGATGGAAAAGGCAAGGTCTTAAATAAAACCGATCAAGCTGATATTTATGTAATTCTTGAAAACAGAGACAATCCCAATGCCATTAAACGTATTGCTACTGGTTGGTATAGAACCGAAACAACAATGGGTATGAATCTTCAAAATATTAATGTAGATTTGACCTACGGAACGTTAAACTCTACTTTTCCTGATTATCAGAAACCTAGCAATGGACTTTACGGAAGTCCTAATGATAAACCTACACACATTAGCGTTGTTTTTGCTTCTAGTGCCGATGGAATTCTATATGAAGGAGGTGTAAAT